In Zingiber officinale cultivar Zhangliang chromosome 8B, Zo_v1.1, whole genome shotgun sequence, a single genomic region encodes these proteins:
- the LOC122017021 gene encoding endoplasmic reticulum oxidoreductin-1-like — translation MKGAEVGRRRGWRWSCWAVGALIAVLLASAATSRNSVKIPLFGITNQICRCAESRKYTGVVEDCCCDYETVDGLNKEVLHPILQDLVTTPFFRYFKVKLWCDCPFWPDDGMCRLRDCSVCECPESEFPEPFKKPYHLSSDDLMCQEGKPQAAVDRTIDNKIFRGWIEVDNPWTNDDETDNAEMTYVNLQLNPERYTGYTGPSARRIWEAVYSENCPKYSSEEFCQEKRVLYKLISGLHSSISVHIAFDFLLDEANNLWGVNLELLYDRVLSHPERVKNLYFVFLFVLRAVTKATDFLEQAEYNTGNLEEDLKTQSLVRQLLYNHKLQAACPIPFDEAKLWQGESGPELKQQIQAQFRNISALMDCVGCEKCRLWGKLQVLGLATALKILFSVDNQNLINQQLQLQRNEVIALMNLLNRLSESIKFVKEKGPNAEKIMEKRTHSTTTKSSL, via the exons ATGAAGGGGGCCGAGGTCGGCAGACGGAGAGGCTGGCGCTGGAGCTGCTGGGCCGTGGGGGCGCTGATCGCCGTCCTCCTCGCCTCCGCCGCGACTTCCAGGAACTCCGTCAAGATCCCTCTTTTCGGGATTACCAACCAGATCTGTCGGTGCGCG GAGTCTAGGAAGTACACCGGCGTCGTGGAGGATTGTTGTTGCGACTATGAAACTGTGGATGGTCTCAATAAGGAAGTCTTGCATCCGATCCTACAAGATCTTGTCACCACGCCGTTCTTTCGGTATTTTAAG GTCAAGCTATGGTGTGATTGCCCATTCTGGCCTGATGATGGAATGTGCCGTCTTCGGGATTGCAGTGTCTGTGAGTGTCCAGAAAGCGAGTTTCCTGAGCCTTTCAAGAAACCTTATCATCTTTCCTCTGATGATCTAATGTGTCAGGAAGGAAAGCCACAGGCTGCTGTTGATCGTACAATTGATAATAAAATTTTCAGAGGGTGGATTGAAGTTGACAATCcatggaccaatgatgatgaaACTGATAATG CTGAGATGACTTATGTGAACCTTCAACTAAATCCTGAGCGCTACACTGGCTATACTGGTCCTTCAGCTAGGAGGATATGGGAAGCAGTTTATTCAGAAAATTGCCCAAAAT ATTCTTCAGAAGAATTTTGCCAGGAGAAAAGAGTCTTGTACAAACTGATATCAGGATTGCATTCCTCCATCTCGGTTCACATagcttttgattttcttcttgatGAAGCTAATAACTTG TGGGGTGTAAATCTTGAACTGCTGTATGATCGGGTATTGAGTCATCCAGAGCGCGTTAAAAACTTGTACTTCGTGTTTCTTTTTGTTCTCCGGGCAGTGACAAag GCCACAGATTTCTTGGAACAGGCTGAATATAACACAGGAAACCTGGAAGAAGACCTTAAAACACAATCGCTGGTGAGGCAACTTCTGTACAATCACAAATTACAAGCTGCTTGCCCAATACCATTTGATGAGGCCAAACTTTGGCAAGGTGAAAGTGGTCCTGAACTAAAACAACAAATCCAGGCACAGTTTAGAAATATCAG TGCATTAATGGATTGTGTTGGATGTGAGAAATGCCGCCTATGGGGAAAGCTTCAGGTTCTTGGTCTGGCTACAGCTTTGAAAATTCTATTCTCAGTTGATAACCAAAACCTCATCAATCAACAG TTGCAGCTTCAACGAAATGAAGTTATTGCTCTGATGAACCTCCTCAACAGGCTCTCAGAATCCATTAAATTTGTCAAAGAGAAGGGGCCCAATGCCGAGAAAATCATGGAGAAAAGGACACATTCAACTACCACCAAAAGCAGTCTCTAA
- the LOC122016086 gene encoding rRNA-processing protein efg1-like codes for MAHGGYARRRIEERRPLGRRSKGVGLDKRRNKLKRVSLKSQIRSVERFLRKDLPDEVRKAQEKKLEELKQQQELQTLLELEHKLRLRDKKIKFLERRKVERMIRRLEKQQRTSLDHVSDESIFYQLSKLKEDLNYIRFFPKTEKYVSLFVGGDNPAIVDKRNKLHQQVKAYLITAAANGKDLEETASDDDALDVSEDDFFLSGSSSDEAEADDEWTDRSTREPASSTSGKATSGMSSDERNQRLISARALMPPPRSMPSSRNQPVENVMSTSSNTSTTRSGPSSNSSRFVNGVRSQNSNVSSGSDARKPCRKRRLKKKKLVL; via the exons ATGGCTCATGGCGGCTACGCCAGGCGTCGGATCGAGGAGCGGCGACCCCTTGGCCGGCGCTCCAAGGGGGTGGGGCTGGATAAGAGGCGCAACAAATTGAAACGCGTCTCCCTCAAGAGTCAGATCCGTTCCGTCGAGCGCTTTCTTCGTAAG GACTTACCTGATGAAGTCAGGAAGGCTCAGGAAAAGAAGCTTGAAGAACTCAAACAGCAACAGGAGCTGCAGACACTCTTGGAATTGGAACATAAGTTACGTCTGAGGGACAAAAAGATAAAATTCTTGG AGAGGCGAAAGGTTGAAAGGATGATAAGGAGGCTTGAGAAACAACAACGCACATCATTAGATCATGTCTCAGATGAAAGTATTTTCTATCAGCTTTCAAAGCTAAAGGAGGATCTAAATTATATCCGT TTCTTCCCCAAGACTGAAAAATATGTGTCACTGTTTGTTGGTGGTGATAATCCAGCAATTGTCGATAAGAGAAACAAATTACATCAACAGGTTAAAGCTTATCTTATAACTGCTGCTGCAAATGGAAAGGATTTAGAAG AAACAGCAAGTGATGATGATGCTTTAGATGTCAGTGAGGATGACTTCTTCTTGAGTGGAAGTTCAAGTGATGAGGCAGAGGCAGACGATGAATGGACAGATAGAAGTACTAG AGAACCAGCTTCAAGTACTTCTGGGAAAGCAACATCCGGCATGTCCAGCGATGAAAGGAATCAG AGGCTAATATCTGCTCGAGCTCTAATGCCACCACCTCGTTCAATGCCATCAAGCAGAAACCAGCCTGTTGAAAATGTGATGTCTACATCTAGTAACACATCAACTACTAGGAGTGGCCCTTCCTCCAATAGTTCAAGATTTGTAAATGGAGTGAGATCTCAGAACAGCAACGTGAGTTCTGGCTCTGATGCCCGCAAACCATGCCGGAAAAGGAGGCTGAAGAAGAAAAAGCTG GTATTATGA
- the LOC122017298 gene encoding GRF-interacting factor 1-like, which translates to MQQHLMQMQPMMAAYASPNQVTTDIIQQYLDENKQLILAILDNQNAGKADECAENQAKLQRNLMYLAAIADNQQQAPTIAQFPPNPAMQSGPRYLQHPQAQPMTPQSLMAARSSMLYAQSPISALQQQQAAVHSQLGSSGGFNMLHGEASIGGNTLAGGVFSDFGRSSSMKQDPGSTLSNEGRGSNNSGRQNGDGTKTVYMKGAEEEGN; encoded by the exons ATGCAGCAGCACCTGATGCAGATGCAGCCGATGATGGCAGCCTATGCGTCCCCTAATCAAGTCACCACCGATATCATCCAACAG TACTTGGATGAGAATAAGCAGTTGATTCTAGCTATTCTGGACAACCAAAATGCTGGGAAAGCTGATGAATGTGCCGA GAACCAAGCTAAGCTTCAAAGGAATTTGATGTACCTTGCAGCGATTGCAGATAATCAGCAACAAGCACCGACAATTGCTCAG TTCCCGCCCAATCCTGCCATGCAATCAGGTCCTCGCTACTTGCAGCACCCACAGGCTCAGCCGATGACTCCTCAGTCGCTCATGGCTGCTCGATCGTCCATGCTATACGCTCAGTCACCGATCTCTGCCCTGCAGCAGCAGCAAGCAGCAGTGCATAGCCAGCTCGGCAGCAGCGGGGGATTCAACATGCTTCACGGAGAGGCTAGCATCGGAGGGAACACGCTTGCTGGCGGAGTGTTTTCTGATTTCGGCCGCAGTAGTTCAATGAAGCAAGATCCCGGCAGCACCTTGTCCAACGAAGGCCGCGGAAGCAACAACTCCGGCAGACAAAATGGAGACGGCACAAAGACGGTCTACATGAAGGGAGCTGAAGAGGAAGGGAACTAG